Proteins from a genomic interval of Zingiber officinale cultivar Zhangliang chromosome 2A, Zo_v1.1, whole genome shotgun sequence:
- the LOC122041739 gene encoding ABC transporter G family member 22-like: protein MDSSASTIPRTKSEQLEKVSTSQSISRTASAETVLNADGGNGGQSFSGKSSFGRKIMGTSPGKKAASHHGRRSRSAQLKLDHSEDVTSGAALSRASSASLGFSFSFTGFTAPPEDILADLPTFSDDDNAKDLEAGKARRKIISEPTLPIYIKFTELSYKIILKGVATTTEKEIINGITGSASPGELLALMGPSGSGKTSLLNLLGGRIATNLIQGSITYNDEPYTKSLKSRIGFVTQDDVLFAHLTVRETLTYAALLRLPKTMSRQNKEERAMDVIYELGLDRCQDTMIGGSFVRGVSGGERKRVSIGNEIIINPSLLLLDEPTSGLDSTTALRIVQVLHDIAEAGKTVITTIHQPSSRLYHRFDKLILLGKGSLLYFGKASEAMVYFSSIGCSPLISMNPAEFLLDLANGNLNDVTMPSDLEDKVQIENLGSNVRNNDKPSTTDVHEYLVEAYESRFADKEKKKLMAPLPVNEDMKATMSAKKRDWGANWMQQYSILSCRGLKERRHDYLSWMRITQVIATAIILGLLWWHTDVTTPKGLQDQAGLLFFIAVFWGFFPVFTAIFTFPQERAMLKKERSVNMYRLSAYFIARTTSDLPLDLFLPIIFLVIVYFMAGLRQSIGAFTLTMLTVFLSIIAAQGLGLAIGASLMDVRKATTLASVTVMTFMLAGGFFVKRVPVFMSWVRYLSFNYHTYRLLLKVQYGKAPPSLNVSQLCNGAAEVGAMVAMIFGYRLLAYIFLRRMKLHGA, encoded by the exons ATGGACTCCTCTGCGTCGACGATCCCAAGGACAAAGTCAGAGCAGCTGGAGAAGGTCTCGACCAGCCAGTCTATTAGTCGAACGGCCTCAGCTGAAACCGTACTGAACGCGGACGGCGGCAACGGAGGGCAGAGTTTTTCCGGGAAGTCGAGCTTCGGGAGGAAAATAATGGGAACTTCGCCGGGGAAGAAAGCTGCAAGCCACCACGGTAGAAGGTCCCGGAGCGCACAGCTGAAGCTGGATCACTCGGAGGACGTGACCAGCGGGGCGGCCCTAAGCAGAGCCTCCAGCGCCAGCTTGGGCTTCTCCTTTTCTTTCACAGGGTTTACCGCCCCGCCGGAGGACATCCTTGCCGATCTACCGACCTTTAGCGACGATGACAATG CAAAGGATCTAGAGGCAGGGAAAGCTCGGAGAAAGATCATATCAGAGCCAACATTGCCAATATATATAAAG TTTACAGAGCTTAGCTACAAGATAATCCTCAAAGGTGTAGCAACAACCACTGagaaagagatcatcaatggaaTTACAGGTTCAGCGAGCCCTGGAGAACTTCTAGCCCTGATGGGGCCTTCAGGAAGTGGAAAAACCTCCCTCCTTAACCTTCTTGGTGGAAGGATAGCTACTAATTTGATCCAAGGATCGATTACTTACAACGATGAACCGTATACCAAGTCCCTAAAGAGCAG GATAGGATTTGTGACACAGGATGATGTTCTCTTTGCGCATCTTACTGTAAGAGAAACATTAACCTATGCAGCTCTCCTTCGTCTTCCGAAAACGATGAGCAGGCAGAATAAGGAAGAAAGAGCAATGGATGTCATCTATGAGCTTGGTTTGGACAGGTGCCAAGATACCATGATCGGAGGATCGTTTGTACGAGGAGTTTCGGGCGGCGAGAGGAAGAGGGTATCGATCGGGAACGAAATTATAATCAACCCATCTCTGCTTCTTCTTGATGAACCCACCTCTGGTTTGGATTCAACAACAGCTCTGAGGATAGTGCAAGTTCTACATGACATAGCTGAG GCAGGAAAAACAGTGATAACTACAATTCATCAGCCATCGAGCAGACTGTATCACCGATTCGATAAACTGATCCTTCTTGGAAAGGGCAGTTTGCTATACTTTGGGAAAGCATCTGAGGCCATGGTATACTTCTCATCAATTGGCTGTTCTCCCCTCATATCAATGAACCCCGCAGAATTCCTTCTTGATCTTGCAAATGGTAACTTAAACGATGTCACCATGCCTTCAGATTTAGAGGATAAAGTACAGATAGAAAATCTCGGTAGCAATGTAAGGAACAACGACAAACCATCTACGACCGATGTACACGAG TATCTGGTGGAGGCATATGAGAGTCGATTTGccgacaaggaaaagaaaaagctCATGGCACCTCTTCCGGTGAACGAAGATATGAAGGCGACTATGTCGGCCAAGAAGAGAGACTGGGGAGCAAATTGGATGCAACAGTACTCCATACTGTCATGTAGAGGATTGAAAGAACGGAGACACGACTACCTGAGCTGGATGAGGATCACTCAAGTTATCGCAACCGCGATAATCCTCGGTTTGCTATGGTGGCACACTGATGTCACAACACCAAAAGGCCTGCAAGATCAG GCAGGACTATTGTTCTTCATAGCTGTGTTTTGGGGCTTCTTCCCTGTTTTCACAGCGATATTCACATTTCCTCAAGAAAGAGCAATGTTGAAGAAGGAAAGATCAGTTAACATGTACAGATTGAGTGCATATTTCATAGCCCGAACGACTAGCGACTTGCCACTGGATCTGTTCCTGCCCATAATATTCTTGGTGATTGTGTATTTCATGGCAGGGCTGAGACAGAGTATCGGAGCCTTCACTCTCACCATGCTAACTGTTTTTCTCAGCATCATTGCGGCGCAGGGATTAGGGTTGGCTATCGGTGCCTCGCTGATGGACGTCAGGAAGGCGACGACTTTAGCTTCAGTTACAGTAATGACTTTCATGCTCGCCGGTGGATTCTTTGTGAAG AGGGTTCCAGTGTTCATGTCCTGGGTTCGCTACTTGTCCTTCAACTACCACACATACAGACTGCTGCTCAAGGTGCAGTATGGCAAAGCACCACCTTCTCTGAATGTGAGCCAGCTCTGCAATGGCGCTGCAGAAGTTGGAGCTATGGTGGCGATGATTTTCGGCTACCGACTCTTGGCGTACATCTTCCTCAGGAGGATGAAACTTCATGGTGCCTGA